The genomic region GGTAAATGGGATTGGCAATGGTTAGTCCGCCCAAAGGGCTACGCTTTACCAAGCCTAAATCTAGTAAAAAACGGCGATCATCCTCCGGGGTATCCGGTAAGTCGGATCCAGATAACATAGGTTGAATAATGGTTTTGACCCTATCTTCCCGTAATCGCTCTGCCAAACTATCTAAATGGGTATCCTGGCGCTGAATGAGAATCTCCTTGGCTCGGTTAATCACTTCAGCGGTAATGGGTTGGGTGATATCTTTCACCAAAACCTGGGTAGCTTGACGAGCTAGGGCGTTTACTAACCACGGTTGTCCATCGGTTAAATAAAATGACTGTTGAATTGCTTCTATGGTAAACACCTGTCCCGTAGCCTGCGTATGTTGTAAGTAAAGTTCTTCTACTTCTGATAAAGTAAAATTACTGAGGGTTAAAGACTCAGCCTTGATATTGAAAGGACTGGAGGTATTGAGTCTTTCACTTCCACCGGATTTAACCTTATAGTCCCGCACATCCCGCATACCAATCAACCCCACCGAATGGGGAAACGCCCGGGGACGACGATTGTAACCTGAGCGTAATTGTCTGAGAACAGAAATCAATGTTTCATCTGCTAAAGCATCAATTTCATCCAGGAAAACCACTAGGGGACGAGTAGCAACCTTAGCCCAGCTGGCTAATGCGGCTCCAATTTGCCGCCCGGGTTGAGATGGTGGCCAACGGGGTGGGTGAAGATTAGTTGGTAGGTAAACACAAGCGGATTCTTGCCATTCATCCAAAATTGCACGTTCAGCCATACCCGGATCCTGAGAGAAGGGTGCCCCTACTTCTAAAGAAAGCATGATGGCGGTGTATTCCCCACTATCAGTCAATTCTTGAGCTAGGGCTATCATAGCGGTGGTTTTGCCTACTTGTCGCGGTGCATGAATGATAAAGTAATTGCGACCATCAATTAGTGCTTTCAAGTCCGGTAGTCGAACCGTGGGGGAGAGCATATAGTGGATGTCAGATTGGCAAGGACCAGCAGTGTTAAAGTGTTTAGGCATGGTGAGAAGGAGTTTTTAAAAAATAACCTTACCGATTTTATTCTAAGTGGGTCAGTGGAATTAAATATAAGATTAACGTAGGTTGAGTTTAATACGAAACCCAACACCCTCAACTCATGGCATTACTCAAATAATATGCCATAAAAAAAGCCCCCCACTAGGTGAGGAGCTTTTCATTTACCAGTATTGGTTATTAACCGTTGATTGCGGGAGCGGTTAATGCTACAGGTGCTACTTCACCAGCAGCTAGGTCTAAGGGGAAGTTGTGCGCATTACGCTCGTGCATTACTTCCATACCTAGGTTAGCGCGGTTGATTACGTCAGCCCATGTACCGATTACACGACCTTGAGAATCAATGATGGATTGGTTGAAGTTAAATCCATTCAGGTTGAATGCCATGGTGCTTACACCCAGTGCTGTAAACCAGATTCCTACTACTGGCCATGCTGCCAAGAAGAAGTGTAGTGAACGGCTGTTGTTGAATGAAGCATATTGGAATATCAAGCGACCGAAGTAACCGTGTGCTGCTACAATGTTGTAGGTTTCTTCCTCTTGTCCGAACTTGTAACCATAGTTCTGAGACTCGGTTTCAGTTGTTTCTCTTACTAGGGAAGATGTTACCAAGGAACCGTGCATAGCGCTGAACAAGCTACCACCGAATACACCTGCTACTCCTAACATGTGGAAGGGGTGCATGAGGATGTTATGCTCTGCTTGGAACACAATCATGAAGTTGAAGGTTCCAGAGATACCTAAAGGCATACCATCAGAGAATGAACCTTGTCCGATGGGGTAGATTAAAAATACTGCGGTAGCAGCTGCCAAAGGAGCGGAGAAAGCTACGCAAATCCAAGGGCGCATGCCTAGACGGAAGGATAATTCCCATTCACGACCTAGGTAGCAAGCTACACCAATCAAGAAGTGGAAAATTACTAGTTGGTAAGGACCACCGTTGTATAACCATTCATCTAAGGATGCAGCTTCCCAAATGGGGTAGAAGTGCAAACCAATAGCGTTGGAGGAGGGAACCACAGCACCGGAGATGATGTTGTTACCGTACATCAAGGAACCAGCTACGGGTTCGCGAATACCGTCGATGTCCACGGGAGGAGCAGCAATAAAAGCAATGATGAAGCAAGTGGTAGCTGCGAGAAGGGTGGGGATCATTAACACGCCGAACCAGCCAATGTAAAGGCGGTTGTTGGTGCTGGTGATGAATTCACAAAAGCGATCCCATACGTTAGCGGTTTGGCGCTGTTGAATGGCAGTGGTCATGGTTTTATAAATGCGGTTTAACCGGAGGTTTATGTATGTTCAGGTAGGTGTTTCTACCTTATGAACTTATATTAAGACAGATGTTTAGTTTTGTAAAGGGGTTTCTACAAAATTTTTCATAATTTTGCCAATTAGGGATTTTCCTATATGTGGTAGGGGTTTCCGGGTATTAAGTTACTAGTCCTAACGCTCAAGTTAGCTTTTTACTGATTGTTTGTATTAGGTAGAATATTGAATAGACTTTGATTTGATTATTTTTGTATATACACTATTATAGGAATTATGATAAAAAATGCGATCGCTCCTTTTGTTAGTATAAACTCCAGTCAAAGTACCCAGGATGGGATATGATATAGTTAAGTTGTGTATAGATAAAAAAGTGACAGGAATTTTAGGACGATTGCGAAGCACTCCTTAGGGGAGATCGCCTTCTTGAGATTAATACTGAGGAACTGTTGGGAGAGTTTGGGTTTCAAGTCTTTCAATTTTAGGATTTGTTTTGTCTGTACTAAGTTCTAATCATTGGTCCGTGTTGGAATTACCTTTCTTGTTTAATATCTGCCAAACTAGAGGGAATTCCTTGTTGGGTTTTCTCAATCCAACCTAAACTCTAGCCCTTGACTTTTTTAAAAAACCTGATACCATGTTATGTTGATACAGAATAGTCAATGCCGATCACATCTAAATGAGACACAAACTGAACAATAAGGTTCTGAGCTTTGACGGTCTATATGATCTCAGTTCGTGCCAATTCAGACTCACCCAACCAAGTAGCTGCAGCTAAGAGTCGAGTGGTAGGGTAAGTCTGTGCAAATTTAAACCTATGACCATTTACATTCCCCCTAATACCCTCAAAGGTCTCCTAGATAAGGTAACTGGATGAACAGGGAATCCCTCGCTTTTAGCGATGGTAGCGTCAATACTGTTAACATTGGTAACACGGGAAAACAATGACAGATACATTAAATTATAGCCCTGGTTTCATTGTCAGCTGTCGTAGTCGGCAATGGGTAGTATTACCAGATGAAAACCCAGACTTAATCCGCCTTTGTCCCCTGAGTGGCAACGAAGAGGAAATTATTGGTATTTTTCGGCACTTAAACCTAGAAACCCTAGAACCAGCTACCTTTCCTAAACCTACTGCTGACAGTATAAAAGACCACAGTGCAGCTTTATTATTGATGGATGCTGCAAGGCATTTATTACGGAGTGGGGCGGGTCCTTTTCGCTGTTTGGGTAGGTTGTCCTTGCGTCCTCGTCCCTATCAATTAGTACCATTGTTAATGGCTTTAAGGTTAGAAACAGTCAGATTATTAATTGCTGATGATGTGGGCATTGGTAAAACTATTGAAGCTGGTTTAATTGTCAGAGAATTATTAGACAGGGGAGAAATTGCCAGAATTGCTGTATTGTGTCCTCCCCATTTATGTGATCAATGGCAACAAGAATTAAGAGAAAAATTCCATATTGATGCTGTGGTAGTTCGTTCTGGTACAGCTTCTAAATTAGAAAGGGCAATACCTAATGGTTCTCATATTTTTAGTTATTATCGTCATATAATTGTTAGTTTAGACTATGCCAAATCAGAACGGCGAAAAGCCAGTTTTATTGAACATTGCCCAGATTTTGTGATTGTAGATGAAGCTCATACTTGTACCCGTGCTAGTAATAAGACTACATCCCAACAACAACGACATCAATTAATTACCGAAATAGCTGAAAAAAGATCCCGTCATTTATTATTACTCACTGCTACTCCCCATAGTGGAATTGAGGAATCTTTTTTATCTTTATTGGGTTTATTAAAAGCAGAGTTTGCTGATTTGACTTTGGATAAACTCACAGAAACAGAACGAGATAATTTAGCTGGTCATTTTATCCAACGACGACGTGCAGATGTAAAATTGTGGTTGGGTAATCAAACACCTTTTCCAGAACGTCAATCTGATGAAGAACCCTATAAATTATCTAAGGAATATAAAGAACTATTTGAGGAAGTTTATAATTTTGCACGGGGGTTAGTAAGAACTACTACGGTAGATATGACTTATGGCCAACGTCAGGGGCGTTATTGGTCAGCTTTGGCTTTAATTCGGTGTGTGATGTCTTCCCCTGCTGCTGCGATCTCTACTTTAAATCGTAGTTTAAATCGGGAGTTGGGAGTTGGGAGTCGGGAGTTGGGGGAAATGTGGGAGTCGGAAAATAATAATTACGAATTATTCAGTTCTTATGTTTATGATCCTACGGACTTGGAACAAGCGGTAGATGCTGCACCCACTGTAGTCGTAGAACAGGGACAGCGGAGTTATAAAGATATTGATAAACGCAAACTGCGGGGTTTTATTCAAGCTGCGGAAAAATTACAGGGTAATAAAGACCAAAAATTACAAGCTTGTGCTATTTATGTGCAGAATCTTTTAGCAAATAATCATCATCCAATTATCTGGTGTCGTTATGTTGATACAGCTAATTATGTGGCTGAAAATTTAAAGCAGAAGTTAGAAAAGAAAGGTTCTCAAATTCGGGTAATTGCCATTCATGGGGAACAGTCAGAAGATGAGAGAGAAGTAAAATTAAACGAGTTAAAATCCTATCCTCAAAGGATATTAGTGGCAACTGATTGTTTGAGTGAAGGGATAAATTTACAATCTCATTTTAGTGCGGTTATTCATTATGATTTACCTTGGAATCCCAACCGTTTAGAACAAAGAGAAGGGAGAATTGACCGTTATGGACAAATAGCAGAAAAGGTGAAAAGTTGTTTACTTTATGGTCAAGATAATCCTGTAGATGGGGCGGTTTTAGAGGTTTTAATTCGCAAAGCAGTACAAATACATAAAACTCTGGGAATTACTGTTCCAGTGCCAGTGGATAGTATCACTGTTTCGGAAGCGGTGTTTAAGTCTTTATTTGATAAAAGTACGGATGCACAACAGTTATCTTTATTGGATTTGTTAGATGATGGATCTGCTGTTGAACAGGTGCATAAACAATGGGATAAGGCCGTAGAAAGGGAGAAGATCAGTCGGACTCGTTTTGCCCAAAAGGCAATTAAACCTACAGAAGTTGAACAGGAGTTATTAGAATCTGATGAAATTTTAGGTAATGAAAAAGATGTAGAAAGGTTTGTTAAAAATGCTTGTGAAAAGTTAAATTGTGGTTTGATTGAAAAAAAGCGAGCATGGTTATTACCGTCAATTCCCAGTTTTTTACAACCCGTTTTAGGTAATGAAAAACGTCTAATTACTTTCACTACTCCTGCACCGGAGGGGGTGGAATATGTAGGGCGAAATCATCTTTTGGTTGAAGGTTTAGCACGGCACATTTTAGAGGTAGCTTTACTGAATAATCAGAATGATTTAGTTGCTAGATGTGGTTTTACAATTACGAATACTGTGAGTAAACGGACTACCTTATTGTTATTTAGATTGCGACATTTATTAAAACAGAAAGTTAGTAATCGTAAGTTAAGTGAAAGTGGAAATTCTGAGAAGCGAAATTATGAACTATTAGGAGAAGAATGTGTAGTAGTTGGGTTTACGGGTCCACCATCTAACCCGGTTTGGTTAGCACCACTGGAAGCAAAAGCTTTTTTGGAACAAGCTAACCCTGTGGGGAATGCTGTTAATCCTAAACAGGAAATTGAGGATTTTTTAAATTCTTTTGATGAGTTAAAAGCAGATTTAGAAGTGTTTGCCAAAGAGCGATCGTTTTCTTTATATGAATCGCATCAACGAGTGAGGAAAATTACTAAAGAGGTGGATGTTAAGGTTACACCACAATTACCGATGGATTTATTAGGTGTGTACATTTTACAACCAGGGAAACGTAAAAATAGTTTATAATTTTTGTCGGAATTAGGATGTACAGAATTATTAATTACCCGTTACCAAAATTGTCATGAAAACTGAATTGGTAATTTGTAATTCGTAATTCGTAATTGGTAATTCGTAATTCGTAATTCGTAATTCGTAATTTAAGAAAGAAGAAGCAAGGGAGGATGTTAAAGGTGACAAACACAAATGCAAATGTAAATATCAAAACCAACAATCATATCACGATTACAGATAGAACAAAACAATTTGCTATTAGAATTATTAAGGCTTGTTACTTTCTTGATGAAAAATCAGGAGTTTATCGGACAATATCTAAACAATTACTTCGTTCTGGTACTTCCATTGGTGCAAATGTTAGAGAATCTCAATCTGCTCAATCTGATAAAGACTTTATTCATAAATTAGAAATAGCTCTTAAAGAAGCTAGAGAAACTCAATATTGGTTAGAAATATTAATAGAATCAGAGTTGGTGAGTAAACCAAAATTTACTTCTCTTCTCCAAGAAGCTAACGAAATTGGGAAAATCTTGGTCGCTTCTACCAAAAAACTCAAAGAAAAATAATTACGAATTACGAATTACGAATTACGAATTACGAATTACGAATTACGAATTACGAATTACGAATTACGAATTACGAATTAAAACTATGATTGGTATTCAATTTGAAGGCAACCTATTAACACCTGATATTACCACTGAACTATTAACAGGTAATATCAAAGGACAAACACCATCAGATTTTGGGTTATCTAAAACTGATAAGCTTGAAGATGAAATTGCGATCGCTTGGGGTGATGTTAAGTCTTATTGGGTCGCATTTCAACGTCAATTAGAAAGGTTAAACGCTGAAGATACTGCTACTAGCGTTACCCGTGAAATGTGGGCTGTTCCTTTGTTACGTAGTCTTGGTTATATCCCCGTATATACCCCGAAAGCTGAGGTAGTGGAAGAACAAACCTATGCTATCTCCCATCGTGCAGTATTACCATCCGACTCTTCAATTACGAATTACGAATTACGAATTACGTTAGCGAAGCTCTCCCGAAGGGAGCATTACGAATTACGAATTATCCCCCGATCCACATTATTGGTTGTCGTCTGGATATTGATAAACGTCCTCCTAGTGGTACACCTCGATTATCAGCACACGCTTTAGTACAGGAATATCTCAACAAGACTGAGCATCTTTGGGCTATCACCACTAATGGTTTACGTTGGCGGTTATTACGCGATTCTTCTTTGATGACTCGTCTTACTTATATCGAATTTGACCTAGAGCAGATTCTTAATGGTGAGAACTTTGCCGAATTTAGTTTATTTTATCGGCTTTTCCACCGTTCCCGTTTACCGGAAACTGCGGATGATGCGGATAAATGCTGGTTAGAATATTACCATCAAGAGAGTTTACAGCAAGGGGGAAGGGTACGCGACAGACTGCGGGATGGGGTAGAAAAAGCCTTGGTGCATCTAGGTAATGGTTTTTTACAACATCGTGATAGTGAAAATCTCCGCCAAAAACTATCTAATAATTACGAATTACGTTCGCGTAGGGTTTCCGAAGGAAATATTACGAATTATGAATTAATTTATTATCGTCAATTATTAAGATTAATTTATCGTCTCTTATTCTTAATGGTGGCAGAATCCCGTAATTTATTATTGGTAGGAGAAGACGCAGAAAAAGCGAGAATCTATCTTAAATATTACAGCATTGAAAGATTAAGAGAATTAGCGGAACATCCCCGCTATCGTCGGGAAGGTTTTCAAGATATTTGGCAAGGTTTACGAGTCACTTTTAAATTATTTGATGAAGATTGGCGCGGTAGAATTTTAGGTTTATCGCCTTTAAATGGTGGTTTGTTTGGTTCACAAACATTGACAGATTTAGATGATTGTGGTATTGATAATTATGATTTATTAACTGCCATTCGTTGTTTATCTTTGTATGAAGATAAGGGACAATTACGACGGGTAAATTATGCTGCTTTAGATGTGGAAGAGTTGGGTAGTGTGTATGAAAGTTTATTAGATTTTCACCCACAAGTTAATAACAGCCAAGGAATTTATGAATTTAACTTAATTTTTGGAACTGATAGAAAAACCACAGGTTCTTATTACACACCTCCCCAACTTGTCCAACAGTTAATAAAAACCGCATTAGAACCAGTAATAGAAGAAAAATTACGGGAGTCGAATAATAGGGAGTTGGGAGTCGGGAGTCGAGAGTCGGGTAATAATACGGAGTCTGAAATTACGAATTACGTTAGCGAAGCTCTCCCGAAGGGAGCATTACGAATTACGAATTACGAATTACGAATTACGTTAGCGAAGCTCTCCCGAAGGGAGCATTACGAATTATCTCTATTAAGTATTAAAGTCATAGATCCCGCTTGTGGTTCTGGACATTTTTTATTAGCAGCAGCACGACGCATAGGTAAGGAATTAGCGAAAATTAGAACTGGGGAAGCAGAACCAGCACCAGAATATTTAAGAATTGCCATTAGAGATGTAATTCAAAATTGTATTTATGGCGTAGATTTAAACCCTTTGGCGGTAGATTTGTGTAAGGTGGCTTTATGGATAGAAGGGTTTTCTACTGATAAACCATTGAATTTTTTAGACCATAGAATTAAATGCGGTAATTCTTTGGTGGGGGTATTAGATTTAGATTGTTTAAATGATGGCATTCCAGATAATGCTTTTACACCTGTCACAGGAGATGATAAGAAATTATCTACAAATTTGAAAAAGCGGAATAAAAAAGAAAAAGACAGTCAAGGACAATTATCTATTTTTGAAACTTCTGCTGATCATAATTACATCTTTGCTAAATTATGGCAAGAATTAGCGAACTTTTCTGAAAATACACCTGAGGAAGTTAAAGAAAAAGAGAAAAAATATCAGGATAATCTTTTAGATGATCATTGGTGGTTGAAAAAAGCAGCTTGTAATTTATGGACTGCGGCTTTTTTCATGTATCTAACTGAACATAATTTACAACTTTTACCAACTACAGCAACCCTAGACAGATTAAAACGCGAAAC from Cylindrospermopsis curvispora GIHE-G1 harbors:
- a CDS encoding Eco57I restriction-modification methylase domain-containing protein; translated protein: MTRLTYIEFDLEQILNGENFAEFSLFYRLFHRSRLPETADDADKCWLEYYHQESLQQGGRVRDRLRDGVEKALVHLGNGFLQHRDSENLRQKLSNNYELRSRRVSEGNITNYELIYYRQLLRLIYRLLFLMVAESRNLLLVGEDAEKARIYLKYYSIERLRELAEHPRYRREGFQDIWQGLRVTFKLFDEDWRGRILGLSPLNGGLFGSQTLTDLDDCGIDNYDLLTAIRCLSLYEDKGQLRRVNYAALDVEELGSVYESLLDFHPQVNNSQGIYEFNLIFGTDRKTTGSYYTPPQLVQQLIKTALEPVIEEKLRESNNRELGVGSRESGNNTESEITNYVSEALPKGALRITNYELRITLAKLSRREHYELSLLSIKVIDPACGSGHFLLAAARRIGKELAKIRTGEAEPAPEYLRIAIRDVIQNCIYGVDLNPLAVDLCKVALWIEGFSTDKPLNFLDHRIKCGNSLVGVLDLDCLNDGIPDNAFTPVTGDDKKLSTNLKKRNKKEKDSQGQLSIFETSADHNYIFAKLWQELANFSENTPEEVKEKEKKYQDNLLDDHWWLKKAACNLWTAAFFMYLTEHNLQLLPTTATLDRLKRETVQKILNSQSNYELRITNYELQGLIDAANNLASKYNFFHWPLEFPEVFEDGGFSCVLGNPPWERIKLQEKEFFASRSLEIANAQNKAAREKLIKELPKKNPALAQAFEDAKHDAEAQSRFIRESGRFPLTAVGDINTYAVFAETMRRLINSNGRVGVIVPTGIATDDTCKRFFGDLIQKQNLASLYDFENREKLFTAVDSRMKFSLLAMTSQAIKRGNFAFFLTQPKQLENQTRLFQLAPQDIALINPNTLTCPVFRTSKDAELTKKIYQNVPVLENEKTGINPWNFSFMSMFHMANDSGLFHTQDPGLIEEVPDLKVPLYEAKMFHQFDHRWANYTDNGDTRDLTDDEKSDLSFTIKPRYWVDKKEVENKLSGRWDKNWLLGFRDICRSTDERTAIFSLLPKVAVNNKAPLVLLKQNKPQFYCLFLANVNSLVFDFVTRQKLGGTSFSFFIVKQLPVIPPERYTEKDIEYIAPRVLELVYTSWDMQPFALDMGYEGEPFVWNPNRRALIRAELDAYYAKLYGLTRDELRYILDPADVYGVDFPSETFRVLKNNEIKQYGEYRTQRLVLEAWGNS
- a CDS encoding P-loop NTPase family protein; the protein is MPKHFNTAGPCQSDIHYMLSPTVRLPDLKALIDGRNYFIIHAPRQVGKTTAMIALAQELTDSGEYTAIMLSLEVGAPFSQDPGMAERAILDEWQESACVYLPTNLHPPRWPPSQPGRQIGAALASWAKVATRPLVVFLDEIDALADETLISVLRQLRSGYNRRPRAFPHSVGLIGMRDVRDYKVKSGGSERLNTSSPFNIKAESLTLSNFTLSEVEELYLQHTQATGQVFTIEAIQQSFYLTDGQPWLVNALARQATQVLVKDITQPITAEVINRAKEILIQRQDTHLDSLAERLREDRVKTIIQPMLSGSDLPDTPEDDRRFLLDLGLVKRSPLGGLTIANPIYQEVIPRVLSQGSQDSLPQIQPTWLNTDNTLNPNKLLNAFLEFWRQHGEPLLKSAPYHEIAPHLVLMAFLHRVVNSGGTLEREYAIGSGRMDICLRYGKVVMGIELKVRKEKLDPLTQGLIQLDKYLNGLGLDTGWLVIFDRRPGLPPMGERISTEEAISPGGRTITVIRS
- the psbA gene encoding photosystem II q(b) protein, coding for MTTAIQQRQTANVWDRFCEFITSTNNRLYIGWFGVLMIPTLLAATTCFIIAFIAAPPVDIDGIREPVAGSLMYGNNIISGAVVPSSNAIGLHFYPIWEAASLDEWLYNGGPYQLVIFHFLIGVACYLGREWELSFRLGMRPWICVAFSAPLAAATAVFLIYPIGQGSFSDGMPLGISGTFNFMIVFQAEHNILMHPFHMLGVAGVFGGSLFSAMHGSLVTSSLVRETTETESQNYGYKFGQEEETYNIVAAHGYFGRLIFQYASFNNSRSLHFFLAAWPVVGIWFTALGVSTMAFNLNGFNFNQSIIDSQGRVIGTWADVINRANLGMEVMHERNAHNFPLDLAAGEVAPVALTAPAING
- a CDS encoding helicase-related protein produces the protein MTDTLNYSPGFIVSCRSRQWVVLPDENPDLIRLCPLSGNEEEIIGIFRHLNLETLEPATFPKPTADSIKDHSAALLLMDAARHLLRSGAGPFRCLGRLSLRPRPYQLVPLLMALRLETVRLLIADDVGIGKTIEAGLIVRELLDRGEIARIAVLCPPHLCDQWQQELREKFHIDAVVVRSGTASKLERAIPNGSHIFSYYRHIIVSLDYAKSERRKASFIEHCPDFVIVDEAHTCTRASNKTTSQQQRHQLITEIAEKRSRHLLLLTATPHSGIEESFLSLLGLLKAEFADLTLDKLTETERDNLAGHFIQRRRADVKLWLGNQTPFPERQSDEEPYKLSKEYKELFEEVYNFARGLVRTTTVDMTYGQRQGRYWSALALIRCVMSSPAAAISTLNRSLNRELGVGSRELGEMWESENNNYELFSSYVYDPTDLEQAVDAAPTVVVEQGQRSYKDIDKRKLRGFIQAAEKLQGNKDQKLQACAIYVQNLLANNHHPIIWCRYVDTANYVAENLKQKLEKKGSQIRVIAIHGEQSEDEREVKLNELKSYPQRILVATDCLSEGINLQSHFSAVIHYDLPWNPNRLEQREGRIDRYGQIAEKVKSCLLYGQDNPVDGAVLEVLIRKAVQIHKTLGITVPVPVDSITVSEAVFKSLFDKSTDAQQLSLLDLLDDGSAVEQVHKQWDKAVEREKISRTRFAQKAIKPTEVEQELLESDEILGNEKDVERFVKNACEKLNCGLIEKKRAWLLPSIPSFLQPVLGNEKRLITFTTPAPEGVEYVGRNHLLVEGLARHILEVALLNNQNDLVARCGFTITNTVSKRTTLLLFRLRHLLKQKVSNRKLSESGNSEKRNYELLGEECVVVGFTGPPSNPVWLAPLEAKAFLEQANPVGNAVNPKQEIEDFLNSFDELKADLEVFAKERSFSLYESHQRVRKITKEVDVKVTPQLPMDLLGVYILQPGKRKNSL
- a CDS encoding four helix bundle protein, with the translated sequence MLKVTNTNANVNIKTNNHITITDRTKQFAIRIIKACYFLDEKSGVYRTISKQLLRSGTSIGANVRESQSAQSDKDFIHKLEIALKEARETQYWLEILIESELVSKPKFTSLLQEANEIGKILVASTKKLKEK